The following are encoded together in the Candidatus Thermoplasmatota archaeon genome:
- a CDS encoding ATP/GTP-binding protein gives MAEIDNLHVYVLGTAGAGKSKLTAAAKLWMTNQGFDAITVNLDPGAESLPYDPDVDIRDWVRLSDVMEQYELGPNGAQVAAADMLALNAPEIKEIIGGYRADYVLLDTPGQIELWLFRESGKFLTEFLAPGESALCYLLDPFLAKEPSGFVSQMMLAATAQFRFQLPLLNLLSKSDLVGKEDLARVLGWMDDTDTLYDELTRQVGMYHELNLSMLRVLRELGTYTRLTPVSGQTMEGLEDVYSFLQNSFAGGEDIESGVEPPERRDGRDGP, from the coding sequence GTGGCCGAGATCGACAACCTCCACGTGTACGTCCTCGGCACGGCCGGCGCGGGCAAGAGCAAGCTCACGGCCGCCGCCAAGCTGTGGATGACAAATCAGGGATTCGACGCCATCACGGTGAACCTCGATCCCGGCGCCGAGTCGCTGCCGTACGATCCCGACGTCGACATCCGCGATTGGGTGCGCCTCTCGGACGTGATGGAGCAGTACGAGCTTGGCCCCAACGGCGCGCAGGTCGCCGCCGCCGACATGCTGGCGTTGAACGCCCCGGAGATCAAGGAGATCATCGGCGGGTACCGCGCCGACTACGTCCTCCTCGACACGCCCGGCCAGATCGAGCTGTGGCTCTTCCGCGAGTCGGGGAAGTTCCTCACCGAGTTCCTCGCGCCCGGCGAGAGCGCCCTGTGCTACCTCCTCGACCCGTTCCTGGCCAAGGAACCAAGCGGCTTTGTCTCGCAGATGATGCTTGCGGCCACGGCCCAGTTCCGCTTCCAGCTTCCGCTTCTCAACCTCCTCTCGAAGTCGGACCTCGTGGGCAAGGAGGACCTCGCGCGCGTCCTCGGGTGGATGGACGACACGGATACGCTCTACGACGAGCTCACGCGCCAGGTCGGCATGTACCACGAGCTCAACCTCAGCATGCTGCGCGTGCTGCGCGAGCTTGGCACGTACACGCGCCTCACGCCCGTCTCGGGCCAGACGATGGAAGGTCTCGAGGACGTGTACTCGTTCCTCCAGAACTCCTTCGCCGGGGGCGAGGACATCGAAAGCGGCGTCGAGCCGCCCGAGCGTCGCGACGGGCGCGACGGCCCTTAG